The genomic interval ACGCTCGGTCCTGATTGTAGGCCAGGTAGAGATCGCTCTTGGCTTCAGCCGAGGTCAGCGGGCGCCGCACGACATCGCTCACGACGATCTGTCCATAGCATTTCGGCAGCACGGCAACCCCCAAGCCCGCGGCCACGAGGCCCAGAATGGCGCCACCGTCCTCGGCTTCCTGAACCACCTTGGGCGTGAACCCCGCGCTTCCGCAGAGATGCACGACGTGGCCGTTCAATCCGCGTCGACTGGCGCTTGCGAAGAAGATGAACGGCAGCTGCTTTAGCGCCGGTACGGCGATGGGACCGCGCTCGCGCACTAGCGGATGATCCGTCGGTGCAAACAACTCCAGCGGGTCGGACCAGAGCCGACGAATAGTTACATTCTTGGGGAGCGGATATGTCGGGGACGGTCGCAGGAATCCGAGATCCAGCCGCCGGCCGGTCAGCATCTCGGCCTGTTCACTGGTGGAAGCATGAAGCAGCTCGAGGCGTATCTCCGGATAGGTTTGCGAAAAGCGTCGCAGGATCTTCGAGAACGACGCATGGATCGGAGCTGAGCCTGTATAGCCGATGCGAAGCAGGCCCACTTCTCCGCGCGCAGCCCGCTGGGCCGTTCCGATCGCGTGATCGAGCTTGGCAAGCGCCTCGCGCGCCTGTTCAAGCAGGATCTGTCCGGCCTGGGTCAACTCGACGCCGCGGCGTTGGCGCAGAAAGAGCGGCGCGCCCACATCATGCTCAAGGGCCTTGATCTGGAGGCTGAGGGGAGGCTGGCTGAGGTTGAGACGGCGCGCAGCCCTGCTGAAATTCAGCTCCTCGGCGACTGCGATGAAATAGCGAAGCTGTCGGATGTCCATCCTGGTATTTAAGAATCATATGGGTAACGCCGTCAAATCAGTATTGGACGAAATTGGAACATCGCGGCAATCCTGTGCTCAGCGTAGAAATCGAGGGGCAGTCACGGCCGCGGTCGCGACTCCGCCGAGCGAGGATAGATGGCAGACCTACCAAACGAAGTGGAGATCCAGGAGGAGGGCCCGCGAGAAGGCTTTCAGATCGAACCGAGACCGATTGCCTCCGCGGACAAGATTCGCCTCATCGAGGCTTTGGCGC from Bradyrhizobium arachidis carries:
- a CDS encoding LysR substrate-binding domain-containing protein translates to MDIRQLRYFIAVAEELNFSRAARRLNLSQPPLSLQIKALEHDVGAPLFLRQRRGVELTQAGQILLEQAREALAKLDHAIGTAQRAARGEVGLLRIGYTGSAPIHASFSKILRRFSQTYPEIRLELLHASTSEQAEMLTGRRLDLGFLRPSPTYPLPKNVTIRRLWSDPLELFAPTDHPLVRERGPIAVPALKQLPFIFFASASRRGLNGHVVHLCGSAGFTPKVVQEAEDGGAILGLVAAGLGVAVLPKCYGQIVVSDVVRRPLTSAEAKSDLYLAYNQDRASDHLMRFVALGSSTATAG